In Candidatus Anstonellales archaeon, one DNA window encodes the following:
- a CDS encoding class I SAM-dependent methyltransferase family protein, whose protein sequence is MAYFLKVPRSEGEKMRIFLSSISLLDTSTAIESNLNYVYLPLLSSKKRIPLHYPIVKFAGRKINKKPRNIYEALKNTLSKKELSSLVKSFDIIGDVAVLEIPDSLKKHEKAISKAVMAVHPNIKCVVKKMSGMEGDFRVRKIKVIGGRRRTQTSYKESGVRMFVDISKMYFSVRLATERKRIASLVGANENILVFFSGCCPFPLIISKFNPTCNIVAIELNQAAHNYALKNIALNKMRNITAILGDVREVVPKNYSNFADRIVMPLPKGGENFLDVAFLGARKGCVVHFYAFGPKENPYKKALEAINKTAKMLNKTIRILNKKVVRPYAPGIVQAVIDFKIL, encoded by the coding sequence ATGGCATACTTTCTAAAAGTTCCCCGCTCAGAAGGAGAGAAAATGAGAATTTTTCTCTCATCCATATCTCTTCTTGATACCTCCACCGCCATAGAATCGAATTTAAACTATGTATATCTGCCGCTTTTATCATCAAAAAAAAGAATACCTCTCCATTATCCTATTGTGAAATTTGCAGGCCGCAAAATCAACAAAAAGCCGCGAAATATATATGAAGCACTCAAAAATACTTTATCAAAGAAGGAACTATCTTCTCTTGTCAAATCGTTTGATATAATCGGAGATGTAGCAGTTCTTGAAATACCCGATTCACTAAAAAAACATGAAAAAGCCATCTCAAAAGCTGTTATGGCTGTCCACCCGAATATTAAATGTGTCGTAAAGAAAATGAGCGGAATGGAAGGCGATTTTAGAGTACGAAAGATAAAAGTAATCGGCGGAAGAAGAAGGACGCAAACTTCATACAAAGAAAGCGGCGTAAGAATGTTTGTCGACATTTCAAAGATGTATTTCTCCGTTCGACTTGCAACAGAAAGAAAAAGAATTGCATCCCTTGTAGGAGCCAATGAAAATATACTGGTCTTTTTTTCAGGATGTTGCCCATTCCCTCTTATAATCTCAAAATTTAATCCTACATGCAACATAGTAGCAATAGAACTTAATCAGGCTGCCCACAATTATGCCCTAAAAAACATTGCACTAAACAAAATGCGGAACATAACTGCTATTCTGGGCGACGTTCGCGAAGTTGTTCCGAAAAACTACTCGAACTTTGCAGACAGAATCGTTATGCCCCTCCCAAAAGGCGGTGAAAATTTCTTGGATGTGGCCTTTTTAGGTGCAAGAAAAGGATGTGTTGTTCATTTTTATGCTTTCGGACCTAAAGAAAACCCCTACAAAAAAGCCCTCGAGGCCATAAATAAAACTGCTAAGATGTTAAACAAAACCATCCGTATTTTAAACAAAAAGGTGGTTAGACCCTATGCTCCCGGTATAGTCCAGGCAGTGATAGACTTTAAGATTCTCTAA
- the leuS gene encoding leucine--tRNA ligase, whose translation MDINYAHWQSIWEKKGVYQPTAYDGKKFFLTAAFPYPNSPQHIGHARTYTTADIYARYMRMKGKNVLFPMGFHVTGTPIISMASRLAEGDPEILSIFEEVYHIPKEKALLLNDPKKLVMYFSKEIEIGMRMMGFSIDWRRKFYTDEPHFNRFIQWQFRKLSELGYIKKGIHPVPWCPKCENPLSAHDTHGDIDPHLEEVLVIKFKSSEGYFPTATYRPETIYGVTNLWVKPTATYVLCKMGEEHLFLSKKAYESLSNQLDIEKKEELPGSKLVGKKCTNPLNGKDVEVLPAAFVDEEVGTGLVMSVPAHAPYDYVALRDLNSNLTPIPVLEVEGFSSIPAKDIVEKLKIENQLSAQLKEATDILYKKEAHLGKMIIGDYNGMRAIEAKEKISLVLLSKGAAFLIHVISNSPIFCRCGTKSTVKIVKDQWFIDYGNKEWKERTLRHLMKMKIIPQSTVPDYTYTINWLKEKACTRSRGLGTNFPFDESQIIEALSDSTIYMAFYTISHLLPSYPLDKINDSLFDYIFLGKVTGNFKPDSKAEEMRREFLYWYPLDSRHSAVDLVHNHLTFFIFNHVAIFDDALLPQQIVANGFVTMNGKKMSKSMGNILPLQEAIKKWGPDVIRFSVIAGADIASDTDFSDSLANGVSSRLRYAVELAEKYLSKNNQNLPDEQTEHDLPHKWLLSRLHRRIKKAPYLYENFALRELAHELLYDSLNDVTWYLKRTKKPSLKEFFEYWTLLISPIMPHIAEELSFRFLGREKSVVTMPFPHPDDSKISDSLELGEELLINLIADIKQIIKIIGRGETAPPKKIFVYVASNWKRKLQKIAYTNKRLDLTMREATEIEELKGRLQDVSYLAKKFCSNLNSLTDKMLSAEEELSYFKSCLDFLSTEFSCTIEILLDKDAPSKHQQKASSALPNRPSIYIEL comes from the coding sequence ATGGATATTAATTATGCCCATTGGCAATCCATCTGGGAGAAAAAAGGAGTTTATCAACCAACGGCTTATGATGGAAAAAAATTTTTCCTTACTGCAGCTTTTCCCTATCCAAACTCTCCTCAACACATAGGACACGCAAGAACATACACCACAGCAGATATATATGCAAGATACATGCGAATGAAGGGAAAAAATGTTCTTTTTCCAATGGGCTTCCATGTGACTGGCACGCCAATAATTTCGATGGCTAGTCGATTAGCCGAAGGAGACCCCGAAATACTAAGTATTTTTGAAGAAGTTTATCACATACCAAAAGAAAAAGCACTCCTTCTCAATGACCCAAAAAAGTTAGTTATGTACTTCTCAAAGGAAATAGAAATTGGAATGAGAATGATGGGTTTTTCGATTGACTGGAGGCGGAAATTTTATACGGATGAGCCCCATTTTAACAGATTTATTCAATGGCAGTTTCGCAAGTTAAGTGAATTAGGATACATAAAAAAAGGCATCCACCCTGTTCCATGGTGCCCAAAATGCGAAAATCCGCTTTCTGCTCATGATACCCATGGGGACATTGACCCTCATCTAGAAGAAGTTCTTGTAATCAAGTTTAAAAGCTCAGAAGGTTATTTCCCCACTGCAACATATCGACCTGAAACAATTTATGGTGTTACGAATCTTTGGGTCAAGCCAACAGCCACTTATGTTTTGTGCAAGATGGGTGAAGAGCATCTTTTTCTATCAAAAAAAGCGTACGAGAGCCTTTCCAATCAGTTGGATATTGAAAAAAAAGAAGAGTTACCCGGTTCTAAACTAGTAGGTAAAAAATGTACAAATCCCCTAAATGGTAAAGACGTTGAGGTTCTACCTGCTGCTTTTGTAGATGAAGAAGTTGGCACGGGTCTTGTTATGAGTGTGCCAGCCCACGCTCCTTATGACTATGTTGCCTTACGCGACCTCAACTCTAACCTAACCCCTATACCTGTCTTGGAAGTAGAAGGTTTTAGCTCCATACCTGCAAAAGATATAGTAGAAAAACTCAAAATAGAAAATCAGCTGAGCGCCCAGTTGAAAGAAGCAACTGACATACTATACAAGAAGGAGGCACATCTTGGAAAGATGATTATTGGTGATTATAATGGTATGAGGGCAATAGAGGCAAAAGAAAAAATCTCCCTTGTTTTGCTTTCAAAAGGAGCAGCTTTTTTGATACATGTGATTTCAAATTCCCCAATTTTTTGTAGATGTGGCACAAAATCAACAGTAAAAATAGTGAAAGACCAGTGGTTCATAGATTATGGAAATAAAGAATGGAAAGAAAGAACATTGAGACATCTAATGAAAATGAAAATAATCCCACAAAGCACAGTTCCTGATTATACGTATACTATAAACTGGCTAAAGGAAAAAGCCTGTACTAGATCACGAGGTCTTGGGACAAATTTTCCATTTGACGAATCTCAAATAATTGAAGCCTTATCTGATTCTACCATATACATGGCATTTTATACCATCTCACATCTCCTCCCCTCATACCCTCTTGACAAGATAAACGACTCCCTTTTTGATTATATTTTCCTTGGAAAAGTAACCGGCAATTTTAAGCCTGATTCGAAGGCAGAGGAAATGAGAAGAGAATTTCTTTATTGGTATCCACTTGATTCTCGCCACTCAGCCGTTGACCTAGTCCACAATCATCTTACATTTTTCATCTTTAATCACGTTGCTATTTTTGATGATGCACTTCTACCACAACAAATAGTTGCAAATGGTTTTGTAACAATGAATGGTAAAAAAATGAGCAAAAGCATGGGAAATATTCTCCCTCTTCAAGAGGCCATAAAGAAATGGGGCCCTGACGTAATTCGCTTTTCAGTGATAGCTGGCGCAGACATCGCTTCGGATACTGACTTTTCTGACTCACTTGCAAATGGCGTTTCAAGCAGATTAAGATATGCAGTTGAACTTGCGGAAAAATACCTCTCAAAAAATAACCAAAATCTCCCTGATGAACAAACAGAGCACGACCTACCCCACAAGTGGCTTTTATCTCGCCTTCATAGAAGAATAAAAAAGGCGCCATATCTTTATGAGAATTTTGCCTTGCGAGAGCTTGCACATGAATTGCTCTACGATTCCCTCAACGATGTCACCTGGTACCTAAAAAGAACAAAAAAGCCATCTCTTAAAGAATTTTTTGAATACTGGACACTTTTGATCTCTCCAATAATGCCGCACATCGCAGAGGAACTATCCTTTCGTTTTCTTGGAAGGGAAAAAAGCGTAGTTACTATGCCATTTCCACATCCGGACGATTCAAAAATTAGTGATTCATTAGAGCTTGGAGAGGAGCTTCTAATAAATCTCATCGCCGATATAAAACAAATTATCAAAATAATAGGAAGGGGGGAGACCGCCCCCCCTAAAAAAATCTTTGTCTATGTAGCATCTAATTGGAAAAGAAAACTTCAGAAAATAGCGTATACAAATAAGCGCTTAGACCTAACTATGCGCGAGGCAACAGAAATTGAGGAATTAAAAGGAAGGCTTCAGGACGTTTCTTATCTTGCAAAAAAGTTTTGTTCAAATCTAAATTCTCTAACAGATAAAATGCTATCCGCAGAAGAGGAGCTTTCATATTTTAAATCATGTCTTGATTTTCTCTCAACTGAATTTTCGTGTACGATCGAAATCTTACTCGATAAAGATGCGCCTTCTAAACATCAACAAAAGGCCTCATCGGCACTTCCTAACAGACCATCAATTTACATTGAATTGTAA